One segment of Nostoc piscinale CENA21 DNA contains the following:
- a CDS encoding YqiA/YcfP family alpha/beta fold hydrolase, with product MQYIYLHGFASSPKSAKAQAMSDRFQTIPIQLNIPDLNAGNFSQLTITRQINQVAAFINNSAPVTLIGSSLGGLVSAHLAKQYEQVQRLILLAPAFGFLSHWLPKLGDEAMKRWQQDKYLMVYHYGEARSLPLSYDFVTDAQQYQEDILQRPVPTLILHGRQDEVIPITASRNFADSRPWVKLIELESDHALGNVTDKIWQAIRLFCQLP from the coding sequence TTGCAATACATTTATCTTCATGGGTTTGCTTCTAGCCCGAAATCTGCTAAAGCCCAGGCGATGAGCGATCGCTTTCAAACAATTCCAATACAGCTAAATATTCCTGATCTCAATGCTGGTAATTTCTCTCAGTTGACAATTACTCGCCAAATCAATCAAGTAGCAGCATTTATAAACAATTCTGCACCAGTTACATTAATCGGTTCTAGTTTAGGTGGTTTGGTATCTGCTCATTTGGCAAAACAATACGAGCAAGTACAACGCTTAATTTTGTTAGCACCTGCTTTTGGCTTTTTATCTCATTGGTTGCCGAAGCTAGGAGATGAAGCGATGAAGCGTTGGCAACAAGACAAATATCTCATGGTTTACCACTATGGGGAAGCGCGATCGCTGCCTCTAAGTTACGATTTCGTAACAGATGCCCAGCAATATCAAGAGGATATCTTGCAGCGTCCAGTCCCAACGCTGATTCTGCACGGTAGACAAGATGAGGTGATTCCCATTACAGCAAGTCGTAACTTTGCAGACTCACGCCCTTGGGTAAAGTTAATCGAACTTGAGAGTGATCATGCTTTAGGTAATGTCACAGACAAAATTTGGCAAGCAATTCGCCTCTTCTGTCAGTTACCGTAA
- a CDS encoding FecR family protein produces MSLKFIALLIMSVWGVNMMPLSAIASTPLTRAEIQNLRNLVQLLPQNNKKRPARKLDPIIPGDGLSTGRASLADLRFNDGSLARVGERAIFQFLPRTRNFRLSNGTVLLLIPPGKGQTRIQTPSATAAIRGSALFVRYDKQTDTTIVGALTNSGIEVFNQAASQNQVLEAGQLMVIVKGEFRGLYDFDLKTFYETSDLVEGLDLTKQNSTANPDPAIASVQSEIIAALATQMPLVGQGVIENPSFMELSGNNSSNSSDQNRDLDNSSVDSFVNTGEVISDTTRNTSNNEINLPSNIGNPDGNTGGNPSGNPGGNPGGNPGGNPGGNPGGNPGGNPGGDHGGDPGGDHGGNPGGNPGGDHGGNPGGDHGGNPGGNPGGDPGSNPGGNPGGNPGGNPGGNPGGNPGGNPGDNPGGNPGGNPGDNPGGNPGGDHTGGGHSGGRPLEGDFPPP; encoded by the coding sequence GCGATCGCGTCTACTCCTCTAACTCGCGCCGAGATTCAAAATCTGCGAAATTTAGTGCAATTGCTGCCTCAAAATAACAAAAAGCGCCCAGCACGCAAATTAGATCCGATAATTCCTGGCGATGGGTTGTCAACAGGTAGAGCATCTTTAGCTGATTTGCGTTTTAACGATGGTTCTCTAGCAAGGGTTGGAGAAAGAGCAATATTTCAATTCCTACCCAGAACCAGAAATTTTCGGCTATCCAACGGGACAGTACTGTTACTGATTCCACCCGGAAAAGGACAGACACGTATACAAACACCAAGTGCGACTGCGGCTATTCGTGGTTCAGCATTATTTGTCCGCTACGACAAACAAACAGACACCACAATTGTTGGGGCGCTGACAAATAGCGGTATTGAAGTATTTAATCAAGCAGCCTCTCAAAATCAGGTGTTGGAAGCAGGACAACTGATGGTCATCGTTAAAGGTGAATTTCGGGGCTTATATGATTTTGATTTGAAAACTTTTTATGAAACCAGTGATTTAGTAGAAGGATTGGATTTAACTAAGCAAAATAGTACAGCTAACCCTGACCCAGCGATCGCTAGTGTTCAATCTGAAATTATCGCAGCATTAGCAACACAAATGCCTCTAGTCGGTCAAGGAGTCATTGAAAATCCATCTTTTATGGAGTTATCTGGTAATAACTCTTCTAACTCATCTGACCAAAATAGGGACTTAGATAATTCTTCAGTAGATTCTTTTGTCAATACTGGAGAAGTAATATCAGACACTACTCGCAATACCAGCAACAATGAAATAAATCTGCCAAGTAATATTGGTAATCCTGACGGTAACACTGGCGGTAATCCCAGTGGCAACCCAGGAGGTAATCCCGGTGGCAACCCAGGTGGCAATCCTGGTGGTAATCCCGGTGGTAACCCAGGCGGCAACCCAGGTGGTGATCACGGCGGCGACCCAGGTGGTGATCACGGCGGCAATCCTGGTGGCAACCCAGGTGGTGATCACGGCGGCAATCCGGGTGGTGATCACGGCGGTAATCCTGGTGGTAATCCGGGTGGCGACCCAGGTAGTAATCCCGGTGGTAACCCAGGCGGCAATCCAGGTGGTAACCCAGGTGGCAATCCAGGTGGCAACCCAGGTGGCAATCCAGGTGATAATCCCGGTGGCAATCCAGGTGGCAATCCAGGTGATAATCCCGGTGGCAATCCAGGTGGTGATCATACTGGTGGTGGTCATTCTGGAGGGAGACCACTAGAAGGAGATTTCCCCCCACCTTAA